The DNA sequence TCAGATCGGCGAGCTGCTGCTCATATCCCGCTTTCGTCGCATCGACTGCTTTTTGGATTTCTTTCCCTTTAGTGTCGATTTCTGCGCGCATCTGTTTGAATTCTTTGTTCTTCTTGGTTGCACTGCCTGTCGCAACCAATAGGGTGATGAGCGAGCCCATCAGAAGAGAAACCAGAATGACGATGATAAGAGGTCCATCCACAACAGCGAAACCGAAATTGACCGGCACAGTATCGACATTGAAAACAGCAAACAACACAATGATGATGATCAAAATAATGCCCGCAACTAATCTCCATTGGTTTTTCATAATAATCGCCCCACTCATTTTGATGTTTTTATACTCTTATTATCATCTTTTTGCAGTTCCCTAGTCAA is a window from the uncultured Trichococcus sp. genome containing:
- a CDS encoding lipopolysaccharide assembly protein LapA domain-containing protein; this translates as MKNQWRLVAGIILIIIIVLFAVFNVDTVPVNFGFAVVDGPLIIVILVSLLMGSLITLLVATGSATKKNKEFKQMRAEIDTKGKEIQKAVDATKAGYEQQLADLRAELTQKDSKINSLEEELIKKFTVGDPNQPSKV